GAGGAATCTGGGAAATAATGCCGGCGTCGCTGAGGGCCGATTCCAGGCTGATGTAATTGAATTCATGGGCCCGCAAGCGGGCAGCGGCATGATAGAGAACTAAATCGCGCGGGAAAGCAACTTTGGGATAAAAGTACAATCCGCGACAAACCCTTTGCAACAGACCGTTTTTCTCCCCCCGACCGAGAACAGCCTTAAAGGCGGCCGGCGAAAGTTCCGGCAGCAAGGCACTTAAATCGCGCAGAGAAAAAAGATAATGATCGCGATCGGCCAGTTTTTCGATGCCGGCCGTAAATTTTCTCAAAGGCTGCATAAATATCACACATATTAAGACGGCAAAGGCAAACAAGGTACACAACAGGTATCGTTTTGTACAGCTTAATGTATACCTCGTCAAGAGAAAAGGATGCCCATGGCATCCATGGCCTCGGTTCCCCGCTTTTCATGAGGAAAGTAGCAAGTCCATAAATCGTTGCTCATGCAATGCAGCCAGCGGCGTTTGCCGCCGATGTTAACTCCGGTTTCATCGGCATGAGCTAAACCGGCGGTCATCAGCTTATACTTGACCGCTTTCTCAAAATCATCCAGCAGCAAAAATGCTTCCTGGTTAAAATTGAAAATTGAGCCGTCGCTGATAGGGATTTGCAGCTGTTCACAAAAGTATTCCTGTACCCGTTTAT
The genomic region above belongs to Pseudomonadota bacterium and contains:
- a CDS encoding IS66 family transposase, coding for YRAEILEDQNGKQYVAPFPEEVTKAAQYGPGIKAHSVYLSQYQLLPYKRVQEYFCEQLQIPISDGSIFNFNQEAFLLLDDFEKAVKYKLMTAGLAHADETGVNIGGKRRWLHCMSNDLWTCYFPHEKRGTEAMDAMGILFS